In Porites lutea chromosome 7, jaPorLute2.1, whole genome shotgun sequence, a single window of DNA contains:
- the LOC140943412 gene encoding uncharacterized protein, with product MRKSAVLLLFILVSTATYLLLLSSLFPTRKRKLMIVEHYYSNRRGKHCDVRFDWGEMFPKLYTELGGRCDLINGAFYCPDIRHQTKTTTRQAQLVMTRMLRVFHLLAQKHSLTYWLGHGTLLGAARHKGFIPWDDDVDIFMPLEDYITFFQSVAKELPEDIFFQNVVSDPALKPKGDEVKTYGLHQHKIVGIYERRWNPRLRDRNSCYRYCKAFNCRWHDGLMVDIFVNPSVSWSVYPLKLMEFEGFLFFVPSNWKKELVGMFGKKWFEFPTDKRPGGNLDTFHGCEKLKR from the coding sequence ATGAGAAAGTCTGCCGTCCTGCTTTTGTTTATCCTTGTTTCGACAGCGACGTATCTTCTGTTACTTTCTTCCTTATTTCCTACAAGAAAACGGAAGCTGATGATCGTAGAGCACTATTACTCTAATCGTAGGGGAAAGCACTGCGATGTTCGATTTGACTGGGGCGAAATGTTTCCTAAGTTATACACAGAACTTGGAGGGAGATGCGACTTGATCAATGGAGCATTCTACTGTCCCGACATTCGCCATCAAACAAAGACAACTACGCGACAAGCACAGCTTGTCATGACACGAATGTTGCGTGTCTTCCATCTGCTCGCTCAGAAGCACAGCCTAACGTACTGGCTTGGGCATGGAACTTTACTGGGCGCCGCCAGACATAAAGGGTTTATTCCTTGGGATGATGATGTAGACATTTTCATGCCTCTAGAAGATTATATAACTTTTTTTCAATCTGTAGCAAAGGAACTCCCTGAGgatattttcttccaaaacgTGGTCAGCGATCCTGCGCTCAAACCCAAAGGCGACGAAGTTAAAACTTATGGATTACATCAGCACAAAATTGTCGGGATTTATGAACGAAGGTGGAACCCTAGACTTAGGGACAGGAATAGTTGCTATAGATACTGCAAGGCATTTAATTGCAGATGGCACGATGGCTTAATGGTTGATATCTTCGTCAACCCAAGTGTAAGCTGGTCGGTCTACCCCCTCAAGCTTATGGAATTCGAAggatttctgttttttgttcctAGCAACTGGAAGAAGGAGTTAGTTGGcatgtttggaaaaaaatggtttgaatTTCCAACTGATAAAAGGCCTGGTGGAAACCTGGATACATTTCACGGTTGCGAAAAACTTAAAAGATGA